One window of the Triticum dicoccoides isolate Atlit2015 ecotype Zavitan chromosome 3B, WEW_v2.0, whole genome shotgun sequence genome contains the following:
- the LOC119278099 gene encoding uncharacterized protein LOC119278099, which yields MAVYIRLDDAVRARLRGDGGGTSSGSDHDASACLSDLVQAFLETDAAGNGDDAAGPAPKGRDGYDSDDADGAAEAAASVRELLDPPAAEDPFRIRLAAAVSAALDAEAPLRGHGAAFRRAVMRRLRAAGYDAGVCRSRWETCGNLTAGTYEYIDVVVPAAGKAARYIVDADFRAGLEVARATAEYAVVVAAVPAKAVVAREEAVGRAVRVAADAARRSLRAHGLHVPPWRKSRYMLAKWLGPYKRSPSSSSSASGAMPAPGGPGMDIIKCRAVGFFPSQTAAPAARIK from the coding sequence ATGGCCGTGTACATCCGCCTGGACGACGCCGTGCGCGCGCGCCTCCGCGGGGACGGGGGTGGCACCAGCAGCGGCAGCGACCACGACGCCTCCGCCTGCCTCTCCGACCTCGTCCAGGCCTTCCTCGAGACGGACGCCGCCGGCAACGGGGACGACGCGGCCGGGCCGGCCCCGAAAGGACGTGACGGGTACGACTCCGACGACGCGGACGGCGCCGCGGAGGCGGCCGCGTCCGTGCGGGAGCTGCTCGACCCGCCGGCCGCGGAGGACCCCTTCCGGATCAGGCTGGCGGCCGCCGTGTCCGCGGCGCTGGACGCGGAGGCGCCGCTGCGGGGGCACGGCGCGGCGTTCCGGCGCGCGGTGATGCGGCGGCTGCGTGCCGCTGGGTACGACGCCGGCGTGTGCAGGTCGCGCTGGGAGACGTGCGGCAACCTGACGGCCGGGACGTACGAGTACATCGACGTGGTCGTGCCGGCCGCGGGGAAGGCGGCGAGGTACATTGTGGACGCGGACTTCCGGGCGGggctggaggtggcgcgcgcgacgGCGGAGTACGCGGTCGTCGTGGCCGCGGTGCCGGCCAAGGCGGTGGTCGCGCGGGAGGAGGCCGTGGGGCGCGCCGTGCGCGTGGCCGCCGACGCCGCGCGCCGGTCGCTCCGGGCGCACGGCCTGCACGTGCCGCCGTGGCGCAAGAGCCGGTACATGCTCGCCAAGTGGCTGGGGCCCTACAAGCGGTCGCCGTCCTCCTCATCATCGGCGTCCGGCGCAATGCCGGCGCCCGGCGGCCCCGGGATGGACATCATCAAGTGCCGCGCCGTCGGGTTCTTCCCGTCCCAGACGGCCGCGCCGGCGGCGAGGATCAAGTAA